The following coding sequences lie in one Metopolophium dirhodum isolate CAU chromosome 5, ASM1992520v1, whole genome shotgun sequence genomic window:
- the LOC132944166 gene encoding DNA-directed RNA polymerase III subunit RPC8, protein MFIVSEFEEVVKVQPTHLEDDQMSRIIIHLNSMLANKVVMDVGLCLSLFDILEIGDSIIYPSEGAYFSKVRFRFIVFRPFVEEILIGKVKSSSSEGAVLTTGFFEDIFVPAANMQNPSRFDAKDKVWVWEYDNCGDTVELHMDIGETVRFRVVSEQFVDTHPGVDSGLLDTGEIATSKSKSPYSIVGTVREPGLGVIGWWTDL, encoded by the exons ATGTTTATCGTCAGCGAATTCGAAGAGGTCGTGAAGGTGCAGCCGACTCATTTAGAAGATGATCAAATGTCCCGGATCATCATACACCTCAATTCGATGCTCGCCAACAAAGTGGTAATGGACGTCGGCTTGTGTCTGTCTTTATTCGATATTTTGGAAATCGGTGATTCGATAATATACCCGAGCGAGGGAGCGTATTTTTCAAAAGTGCGATTTAGATTCATCGTCTTCAG ACCATTTGTAGAAGAAATACTCATCGGCAAAGTAAAAAGCTCCAGTTCGGAAGGAGCTGTACTGACGACCGGTTTCTTTGAAGACATATTTGTGCCTGCAGCAAACATGCAAAATCCCAGTCGTTTTGACGCCAAAGACAAAGTGTGGGTGTGGGAATACGACAACTGTGGCGATACCGTTGAGTTGCACATGGACATTGGTGAGACAGTTAGGTTTCGTGTCGTTTCAGAACAGTTTGTCGATACGCATCCAGGAGTGGACAGCGGGCTTTTAGACACCGGTGAGATAGCAACATCAAAGTCAAAATCGCCATATTCAATTGTTGGCACAGTAAGAGAACCTGGTTTAGGAGTAATTGGGTGGTGGAcagatttataa
- the LOC132944164 gene encoding 5'-3' exoribonuclease 2 homolog → MGVPAFFRWLTRKYPSVIVNCIEQKSTDVNGEQIPIDSTSPNPNGIEFDNLYLDMNGIIHPCTHPENKPAPKDEDEMMVAIFECIDRLFRIVRPRKVLYMAIDGVAPRAKMNQQRSRRFRASKETTEKTEELARVRKNLIEAGAILPPEKQKGEHFDSNCITPGTPFMDKLSACLHYYVHDRLNNDPGWKGIKVILSDANVPGEGEHKIMDFVRKQRAQPNHDPNTQHVLCGADADLIMLGLATHEPNFTIIREEFKPNQPKPCDMCGQMGHEIKDCQGLEREAFNDGSTIEFSADVQFIFVRLNVLREYLERELEMPNLPFKYEFERALDDWVFMCFFVGNDFLPHLPSLEIRENAIDRLVSLYKKTVYKTGGFLTANGDVNLDRVQLIMSDLGMAEDEIFKKRQQTEKMFADRNKLKKRREKRDKLMRSKSAPNFVLGGQYAPSAPNTAFSISNPRQTVDEMRRQSVGNENNQGVKRKRDDNESSDEEKETPDEVRLWEDGFKERYYESKFDVDRTNSGFRHQVALEYVRGLCWVLQYYYQGCPSWKWYFPYHYAPFASDFLNISAVSTKFEKGTVPFRPLEQLMSVFPAASSNHVPQPWAILMSDPESTIIDFYPVDFKIDLNGKKFAWQGVALLPFVEEARLHKALEPYYDLLTSEERRRNVKGMDRLYIQQDNSKYELLKELYLDKDNYENLTSVLIDGMEGKIMLADDCVKIGGSLPSPVMGLNVVRSNQVICVKFEDPSYGDNYIFEAIRLQGVIEPPRVLKPKHLSDEQSRSWRPMTGMTHSNQRVRLATSGHRTLSHYSPRNASSAPRNSSNYGSVPPPQSYRNNARQNDYPNSRRPSGNWHANQNQFPQNDQNRGNYGRQQNNSYRSDNNAYPNYGTQHTSDQQSMRRNDRPGYYSAGYQANNSQPRQSFNGNVGPIRGSQNSRYQPYNHTTQRGGPRPHGYNQYGNY, encoded by the exons ATGGGTGTTCCTGCATTTTTTAGATGGTTGACTAGAAAATATCCATCAGTCATTGTCAATTGTATTGAGCaaaaa TCGACAGATGTAAACGGAGAACAAATTCCAATAGATTCAACCTCGCCAAATCCAAATGGTATTGAATTTGACAATTTATATTTGGACATGAATGGGATCATACATCCTTGTACACATCCAGAAAACAA acCTGCTCCAAAAGACGAAGATGAAATGATGGTAgcaatatttgaatgtattgatCGTCTATTTAGAATTGTGAGGCCTCGTAAAGTTTTGTATATGGCTATTGATGGTGTg GCTCCTAGAGCTAAAATGAACCAACAGAGATCAAGACGTTTTAGGGCATCTAAAGAGACAACAGAAAAAACTGAAGAATTGGCACGTGTGAGAAAGAATCTAATTGAAGCTGGTGCCATATTACCACCAGAAAAGCAGAAAGGAGAGCATTTTGATAGCAACTGCATTACACct gGAACACCATTTATGGATAAATTATCTGCTTGTTTGCATTATTATGTTCATGATCGATTAAATAATGACCCTGGATGGAAAGGTATCAAAGTTATATTGTCTGATGCTAATGTACCAGGAGAAGGTGAACATAAAATTATGGATTTTGTAAGAAAACAAAGAG CACAACCTAATCATGATCCAAATACACAACATGTTCTTTGTGGAGCTGATGCTGATCTTATTATGTTAGGGCTTGCAACCCATGAGCcgaattttactataattagaGAAGAATTTAAACCCAATCAACCCAAGCCTTGTGATATGTGTGGTCAAATGG gacATGAAATTAAGGACTGTCAAGGTTTAGAAAGGGAAGCATTCAATGATGGTTCAACTATTGAATTTTCAGCTGATGTTCAGTTCATATTTGTACGCTTAAATGTGTTACGTGAATATTTAGAACGAGAATTGGAAATGCCCAACTTaccatttaaatatgaatttgagCGAGCTCTGGATGATTGGgtgtttatgtgtttttttgttgGTAATGACTTCTTGCCTCACTTGCCATCATTAGAAATAAGAGAAAATGCAATTGATCGTCTTGtatctttatataaaaaaactgtgtacAAAACTGgg ggattTTTGACTGCGAACGGTGATGTAAATTTGGATAGAGTACAATTAATAATGTCTGATTTGGGTATGGCTGaagatgaaatatttaaaaaaaggcaacagacagaaaaaatgtttgctgatagaaataaattgaaaaaacgACGCGAAAAACGAGATAAATTAATGCGTTCAAAAAGTGCTCCCAATTTTGTGCTGGGTGGTCAATATGCACCATca GCACCAAATACAGCATTTTCAATATCTAATCCAAGACAAACTGTTGATGAAATGAGGAGACAGAGTGTA ggTAATGAAAATAATCAAGGAGTGAAACGTAAAAGAGATGATAATGAATCATCGGACGAAGAAAAAGAAACACCTGATGAAGTTCGTTTGTGGGAAGATGGTTTTAAGGAACGTTACTATGAATCTAAATTTGATGTGGACAGGACAAACAGTGGTTTCCGACATCAAGTGGCTTTAGAGTATGTGCGTGGTCTTTGTTGGGTTCTTCAGTATTATTATCAAGGTTGTCCTTCTTGGAAATGGTATTTCCCTTATCATTATGCACCATTTGCATCTGACTTTCTTAATATATCTGCAGTATCAACCAAATTTGAAAAAGGAACCGTACCA TTTCGTCCATTAGAACAACTCATGAGTGTTTTCCCTGCAGCTAGTAGCAATCATGTACCTCAACCTTGGGCTATTTTGATGAGTGAtcca gaatcaacaataattgatttttatccagttgacttcaaaattgatttaaatggCAAAAAGTTTGCTTGGCAAGGTGTGGCACTATTGCCATTTGTTGAGGAAGCAAGACTACATAAAGCTTTGGAACCATACTATGATCTTTTGACTTCTGAAGAAA gACGACGAAATGTGAAAGGCATGGATCGTTTGTATATTCAACAAGATAATTCCAAGTACGAATTGCTTAAAGAGTTATACCTTGACAAAGATAACTATGAAAACTTAACATCTGTACTTATTGATGGTATGGAAGGGAAAATTATGTTGGCTGATGACTGTGTTAAAATTGGAGG atCACTTCCATCTCCAGTTATGGGATTAAATGTTGTGAGATCAAATCAAGTTATATG tgTGAAATTTGAAGATCCTAGCTATggagataattatatatttgaagcTATTCGTCTTCAAGGTGttat AGAACCTCCCAGAGTGTTGAAACCAAAGCATTTGTCTGATGAACAATCCCGATCTTGGAGGCCTATGACTGGTATGACCCATTCAAATCAACGTGTAAGGCTTGCAACTTCAGGTCATAGAACACTATC gcatTATTCACCCAGAAATGCAAGTAGCGCACCTAGAAATTCAAGTAATTATGGTTCTGTTCCTCCACCGCAAA GTTATAGAAACAATGCCCGGCAAAATGACTACCCAAATTCTAGGCGTCCGAGTGGTAATTGGCATGCAAATCAAAACCAGTTTCCACAAAATGATCAAAACCGAGGAAATTATGGTCGTCAACAAAATAACTCTTATAGATCAGACAACAATGCATACCCAAATTATGGAACTCAACATACATCTGATCAACAATCTATGCGCAGAAATGATAGACCAGGATATTATTCGGCTGGCTATCAAGCCAATAATTCTCA gCCTAGACAATCTTTTAATGGAAATGTGGGTCCAATTAGAGGGTCACAAAATAGTCGCTATCAACCGTATAACCATACTACCCAGAGA GGTGGTCCAAGGCCTCATGGTTACAATCAATATGGAAATTATTGA
- the LOC132944255 gene encoding fructose-bisphosphate aldolase, with amino-acid sequence MTTYFEYPSVELQNELSKIANAMVADGKGLLAADESVSTMGKRLQDIGVENTEDNRRAYRQLLFTADEPLNDRISGVILFHETLYQKTDDGVPFVEILKNRCIIPGIKVDMGVVNLFGSEGETTTQGLDDLAQRCAQYKKDGCHFAKWRSVLKIGKNIPSYQAILENANVLARYASICQANRIVPIVEPEVLCDGEHDLDRCQKVTETVLAAVYKALNDHHVYLEGTILKPNMVTPGQSACKKATADEIAKATVTALQRTVPPAVPGIMFLSGGQTEEEASVNLNAINKYNAKKPWALSFSYGRALQASVLKAWQGKKENIKTAQDELLKRALANKLSALGKYEAGSVQTAAGSQGLFVKDHAY; translated from the exons ATGACAACCTACTTTGAGTACCCATCTGTAGAACTCCAGAATGAACTTAGCAAGATTGCCAATGCCATGGTGGCTGACGGTAAAGGTTTGTTGGCCGCTGATGAGTCTGTGTCAACCATGGGCAAACGTCTTCAAGATATTGGAGTTGAAAATACTGAAGATAACCGCCGTGCCTACAGACAATTGTTATTTACTGCCGATGAGCCTTTAAATGATCGTATTTCTGGTGTCATTTTATTCCACGAGACTCTTTACCAAAAAACCGACGATGGTGTACCATTTGTTGAAATTCTCAAAAACCGTTGCATTATCCCTGGAATTAAAGTTGATATGGGTGTTGTGAACTTATTTGGTTCTGAAGGAGAAACTACCACTCAAG GATTGGATGATTTGGCTCAACGTTGTGCTCAGTACAAAAAAGACGGATGTCATTTTGCTAAGTGGCGTTCAGTATTAAAGATTGGTAAGAATATTCCTTCATACCAAGCTATTTTGGAAAATGCTAACGTGTTGGCTAGATACGCTTCCATCTGCCAAGCCAACCGTATTGTTCCAATTGTAGAACCTGAG gtattgtgTGATGGAGAACACGATTTGGACCGTTGCCAAAAAGTCACTGAAACTGTACTGGCTGCAGTATACAAAGCTCTGAATGATCACCATGTGTACCTTGAAGGTACTATTTTGAAGCCTAACATGGTTACTCCTGGCCAATCTGCCTGTAAGAAGGCTACAGCTGACGAAATCGCTAAAGCCACAGTGACCGCTCTTCAGCGCACTGTCCCTCCAGCAGTTcctg gaaTTATGTTTTTGTCTGGTGGTCAAACTGAGGAAGAAGCATCCGTGAATTTGAATGCAATTAACAAGTACAATGCAAAGAAACCATGGGCATTGAGCTTCAGTTATGGACGCGCTCTGCAAGCTTCAGTTTTGAAAGCGTGGCAAGGaaagaaagaaaatattaaaactgctCAAGATGAACTTCTTAAGAGAGCATTG GCAAACAAACTATCAGCTCTTGGCAAATACGAAGCTGGTTCTGTACAAACAGCTGCTGGTTCTCAGGGACTATTTGTTAAAGATCATGCCTATTAA
- the LOC132945387 gene encoding DNA topoisomerase 3-beta-1: protein MKTALMVAEKPSLASSLANILSNGRSNSRKSMNSACPVHEWSGTLFGEPVIFKMTSVCGHVMTLDFNSKFNNWDKVDPEELFSCPTEKKEASPKLRIPAMLASEARGVDFLILWLDCDKEGENICFEVIDAVKSSMKRSGEVNRIWRAKFSAITAKDIKGAMERLDFPNRNEAMSVDARQELDLRIGCSFTRFQTKYFQGKYGDLDSSLISYGPCQTPTLGFCVQRHDEIRRFKPEPYWVIQVTIQSKDGQDVVLNWEKGRCFERDASNSLLQALKKQQIATVVSITQQEKSKQRPLALNSVELMRAASTGLGMGPHHAMQLAERLYTQGYISYPRTETSHYSDNFELLPAMRTLQKSNEWGQEIRQVLNNGLTRPRNGKDCGDHPPITPTMLASRNDLDGDSWKLYDFIVRHFIATISKDCRYYSKTVTFKIGSEMFTYNWRTLIDAGFTAITPWKALPKNELAVNFERDEKLNIKDARLTDHMTSPPGYLTESELISMMEKHGIGTDASIPVHINNISQRNYVTVATGRRLVPTNLGIVLVHGYQKIDKQLVEPTMRSTIEDQLNLIAKGEANYDRVLRQTIEAFRQKYLYFVKSIEAMDSLFEVSFTTLAASGKALSRCGKCRRYMKLIIAKPSRLHCSHCDETYNLPQNGNIRIYKELKCPLDDFELVTWSTGNKGRSYPLCPYCYNQPAFRDMKKHSGCNLCLHPTCPQGFYVNGIASCLQCDNGVLVLDPSSGPKWKVGCNKCDVIFHLFEDAHKITVEESKECDCGAQLLKIEYKEERTRLPRDLIEMTGCLFCCEEFGYLVEKFRAQASKPVFNSRQGRGKAKHKGKGKPKPPKDKMAQLASYFV, encoded by the exons ATGAAGACCGCTCTGATGGTGGCGGAAAAACCTTCCCTGGCTTCTTCACTCGCCAACATACTGAGCAATGGACGCAGTAATTCGAGAAAAA GTATGAACTCTGCATGTCCTGTACATGAATGGTCTGGAACACTTTTTGGGGAACCAGTGATCTTTAAAATGACTTCCGTCTGTGGACATGTTATGACTTTAGACTTCAATAGTAAATTCAACAATTGGGATAAAGTTGATCCA GAGGAGCTTTTCTCTTGCCCAACTGAAAAGAAAGAAGCATCTCCTAAGTTGCGTATTCCAGCTATGTTAGCATCCGAAGCACGTGGTGTAGACTTTTTAATATTGTGGCTGGATTGTGATAAAGAAGGTGAAAATATTTGCTTTGAAGTTATTGATGCTGTTAAAAGTTCTATGAAACGTTCTGGTGAAGTGAAT AGGATTTGGAGGGCAAAATTTTCAGCAATTACGGCAAAAGATATTAAAGGAGCTATGGAAAGATTAGATTTTCCAAATCGTAATGAGGCTATGAGTGTTGATGCCAGACAAGAACTTGATCTTCGTATTGGCTGTTCATTCACTCGTtttcaaactaaatattttcaa ggAAAATATGGTGATTTGGATTCTTCATTAATATCTTATGGTCCATGTCAAACACCAACATTAGGCTTTTGTGTTCAACGACATGATGAAATTCGAAGATTCAAACCTGAACCTTATTGGGTCATACAA GTTACAATTCAATCAAAGGACGGGCAAGATGTAGTTCTTAATTGGGAAAAGGGTCGATGTTTTGAACGTGATGCTTCAAACAGCTTGCTTCAAGCATTGAAAAAACAACAGATAGCAAC TGTTGTCTCTATAACTCAACAAGAAAAATCAAAACAACGTCCTTTAGCTTTGAATTCAGTGGAGCTTATGCGAGCCGCAAGTACTGGACTGGGAATGGGTCCCCATCATGCAATGCAATTAGCTGAGCGCCTTTATACCCAAGGTTACATTAGCTATCCCAGAACAGAAACCTCTCATTATTCAGATAATTTTGAATTGCT ACCTGCTATGAGAACTCTCCAAAAAAGCAATGAATGGGGTCAAGAAATACGTCAAGTACTTAATAATGGGTTAACCAGGCCTAGAAATGGCAAAGACTGTGGTGATCATCCTCCTATTACACCTACTATGTTAGCATCTCGTAATGATTTAGATGGAGACTCCTGGAAACTTTATGATTTCATTGTTCGACATTTTATTGCTACAATATCAAAAGATTGTAGATATTACTCTAAAACAGTCACTTTTAAAATTGGATCAGAAATGTTCACATATAACTGGCGTACCTTAATTGATGCTGGATTTACTGCCATAACACCATGGAAAGCATTACCTAAAAATGAATTGGCAGTTAATTTTGAACGTGatgaaaaacttaatattaaagat gCTAGGCTTACAGATCACATGACAAGTCCTCCAGGTTATCTTACAGAGTCTGAATTAATATCAATGATGGAAAAACATGGGATTGGAACCGATGCATCGATTCCTGTTcatattaacaatatatcacAGCGTAATTATGTAACTGTTGCTACTGGGCGAAGACTTGTACCTACCAATCTGGGTATAGTTTTAGTGCATGGATATCAAAAG attgATAAACAATTGGTAGAACCAACCATGCGTTCTACTATTGAAGACCAATTGAATCTTATAGCCAAAGGTGAAGCAAATTATGATCGTGTTCTCAGACAGACTATTGAGGCTTTTCGACAAAAGTATTTATACTTTGTGAAATCTATTGAAGCTATGGATTCTCTGTTTGAAGTTTCATTCACTACTTTAGCTGCTAGCGGAAAAGCACTTTCTAG atgtgGAAAATGTCGACGTTACATGAAACTTATCATTGCTAAACCATCCCGACTGCATTGTTCACATTGTGATGAAACCTATAATTTGCCCCAAAATGgaaatataagaatttataaa GAACTGAAATGTCCATTAGATGACTTTGAGTTGGTAACTTGGTCTACTGGAAATAAAGGTCGCAGTTACCCATTATGTCCATATTGTTATAACCAGCCAGCATTCAGGGATATGAAAAAGCATAGCGGTTGTAATCTGTGTCTTCATCCAACTTGTCCACAAGGATTTTATGTTAATGGTATCGCTAGTTGTTTGCAATGCGATAACGGAGTGTTAGTATTAGACCCATCGTCTGGACCTAAATGGAAAGTTGGCTGTAACAAGTGTGATGTTATATTCCACTTGTTTGAGGATGCACACAAAATAACTGTAGAAGAGAGTAAGGAATGCGATTGTGGAGCTCAGCTTTTAAAAATTGAGTATAAAGag GAACGCACTCGACTGCCTCGTGATCTTATTGAGATGACTGGTTGCTTATTCTGCTGTGAAGAGTTTGGATATTTAGTTGAGAAATTTAGAGCTCAAGCATCTAAGCCAGTGTTCAATAGTCGCCAGGGTCGAGGGAAAGCTAAACACAAGGGTAAAGGTAAACCAAAACCACCTAAAGACAAAATGGCCCAATTGGCATCTTATTTTGTATAA